One Tindallia magadiensis genomic region harbors:
- a CDS encoding ArsR/SmtB family transcription factor has translation MTKDYCEVTVIHHDQIKETERKMISNEQATELAYFFKVFSDPTRVKILYALSLQEMCVCDISYLLNASQSAISHQLKMLRQARVVKSRRDGKIIYYSLDDDHIQRVFNQGLEHINEK, from the coding sequence ATGACTAAAGACTATTGTGAAGTGACTGTGATTCACCATGATCAAATAAAAGAAACAGAAAGAAAAATGATTTCTAATGAACAAGCAACAGAGTTGGCTTATTTTTTTAAAGTATTTTCGGATCCTACCAGAGTAAAAATTTTGTATGCGCTATCCCTTCAGGAAATGTGCGTATGCGATATTTCTTATTTGTTAAATGCCAGCCAGTCGGCGATATCTCATCAATTAAAAATGCTGAGGCAGGCCCGTGTAGTTAAAAGCAGGCGCGATGGTAAAATTATATATTATTCGCTGGATGATGACCACATTCAACGAGTTTTCAACCAAGGATTAGAACATATTAATGAAAAATAA
- a CDS encoding peptidylprolyl isomerase, giving the protein MKHVKMETEKGQIYIELFEKEAPGTVSNFLKLIEEGFYDGLSFHRVIDDFVIQGGCPQGTGTGGPGYTIKCELKNNPHKHERGSLSMAHAGRDTGGSQFFICHSPQPHLDGNHTVFGKVTEGIEVVDEIRAGDKMLKVSVEE; this is encoded by the coding sequence GTGAAACATGTTAAAATGGAAACAGAAAAAGGACAGATTTACATTGAACTATTTGAAAAAGAGGCACCAGGAACAGTGTCTAATTTCCTTAAACTGATTGAAGAAGGTTTTTATGATGGCCTTAGTTTTCACCGGGTGATTGATGATTTTGTGATACAAGGTGGATGTCCGCAAGGGACAGGGACTGGTGGACCAGGATACACTATTAAATGTGAACTGAAAAATAATCCACATAAACATGAGCGAGGAAGTCTTTCGATGGCTCATGCAGGCAGAGATACTGGTGGCAGTCAATTTTTTATTTGTCATAGCCCGCAACCTCACTTGGATGGGAATCACACCGTATTTGGTAAAGTGACAGAAGGCATAGAAGTAGTAGATGAAATTAGAGCAGGCGATAAAATGCTTAAGGTAAGCGTTGAAGAATAG
- a CDS encoding diguanylate cyclase, whose amino-acid sequence MDTLKKDQTILVVDDSPVNIQMLGQLLKNEWTVKVATNGKTALSIANSEDPPDLILLDVMMPEIDGYKICEILKASEATKDIPVIFVTAMSQQEDEAKGLELGAIDYITKPYHASIVKARVRNHLELKQYRDLLKDASLIDGLTGIPNRRRFDEVLSTEWKRSFRDGKPISVLMADIDYFKRYNDHYGHLEGDECLRKVADCLRRTLKRPGDLVARYGGEEFVGIMPMTGEDGAFTIAESFRKAVEAMEIEHVDSPISEVVTISVGVSTMIPSDKVEAEKLVEKADNALYEAKKTGRNQVKKMKDDQEPSNGQEQ is encoded by the coding sequence ATGGATACCCTGAAAAAAGACCAAACAATATTAGTTGTCGATGATAGTCCCGTCAATATTCAAATGTTAGGGCAATTACTGAAAAATGAGTGGACTGTAAAAGTGGCAACGAATGGCAAAACAGCCCTAAGCATTGCCAATTCTGAAGATCCGCCAGACTTGATTTTACTGGATGTAATGATGCCGGAAATTGATGGTTATAAAATATGCGAGATACTAAAAGCGTCAGAGGCTACAAAAGATATCCCTGTTATTTTTGTTACGGCGATGTCTCAACAGGAAGACGAAGCAAAAGGATTGGAACTCGGTGCCATAGACTATATCACCAAGCCTTATCATGCCTCTATTGTAAAAGCCCGTGTCAGAAATCATCTGGAGCTCAAACAATATCGAGACTTACTGAAAGATGCCAGTCTTATCGATGGATTAACTGGCATACCTAACAGAAGACGTTTTGATGAAGTTTTATCAACAGAGTGGAAAAGATCTTTTCGTGATGGGAAACCAATTTCAGTTTTAATGGCTGACATTGATTACTTTAAACGGTATAATGATCATTACGGGCATTTAGAAGGAGACGAATGTCTCAGAAAAGTAGCCGACTGCTTACGAAGAACGCTTAAAAGACCAGGTGATCTGGTTGCCCGTTATGGTGGAGAAGAGTTTGTAGGAATTATGCCGATGACGGGAGAAGATGGTGCTTTTACCATTGCTGAAAGCTTTCGCAAAGCAGTTGAAGCTATGGAAATTGAACATGTAGATTCTCCTATCAGTGAGGTTGTTACGATTAGTGTCGGTGTTTCGACAATGATTCCTTCCGATAAAGTGGAGGCTGAAAAATTAGTGGAAAAGGCTGATAATGCACTTTATGAAGCAAAAAAAACTGGAAGGAATCAAGTGAAAAAAATGAAAGACGATCAAGAACCATCAAATGGACAAGAACAATAG
- a CDS encoding TIM-barrel domain-containing protein, whose amino-acid sequence MKTYSLNSQVQLFRFGNPVRTDSLSYPEEAMELQPEPFKIPFFNESFEEKSVTLKGRLKKTDKVLGLGESVGSVNKRGRWIESYATDDPIHTPDKSSLYGAHNYLFITGDEHHGFYIDFPGKVIYDIGYHHPDEIEIKIEGLDFDLYHFKHDSLKNTIKLFRMLQGEGYVPPKWAFGNQQSRWSYETADIVKEVADTMRKKGLPCDAIYLDIDYMEDYKNFTVDETRFPDFGTFVDEMKNDGFRLIPIIDAGVKVEKNYQVYEEGVNNHYFCKNEKNEPFLAAVWPGWVHFPDFQIPEVRKWFGHKYEVLTDFGIEGFWNDMNEPAIFYTEEKMKEFIDKVKSLEGKNLNLQEYFELNRCYEALAGDEKDYKNMFQKIDGQMISHHQIHNLYGYNMTRAAAEGLRELAPNKRHLLFSRSSYTGMGRYAGLWTGDNHSWWEHIPLMLKMMPALNMGGFMYIGADIGGFGGDTNAALLIRWSQASLLTPLYRNHSAKYTRSQEPYAFDEKTTDTMRKVLELRYSLIPYIYSEYMKATLNQDLYFKLLSFEYEDDHSKEIEDQLLVGESIMIAPVYEENAKGRYVWVPEEMLLWKTVINHQDEFQVVSKGHHYMHLEMEETSLFVRKNKMIILAEPAQNVDSMDFTALTVLAFVEDTATYYYYDDDGESMNYKTNKANGMMVKITLIKDQYEIDVSQIGESKVHRLNLMIANVKGELVEYSYDVKNQQLI is encoded by the coding sequence ATGAAAACTTACTCCTTGAACTCACAGGTACAGCTGTTTAGGTTTGGAAACCCCGTAAGAACAGATAGTCTTTCTTACCCTGAAGAAGCAATGGAACTACAGCCGGAACCCTTCAAAATTCCTTTTTTTAATGAAAGCTTTGAAGAAAAAAGCGTTACTCTGAAGGGCAGGCTTAAAAAAACAGACAAGGTTCTTGGGCTGGGAGAGTCTGTTGGCAGTGTCAATAAGAGAGGGCGCTGGATTGAATCTTATGCTACAGATGATCCGATACATACTCCTGACAAGTCCTCTTTGTATGGGGCTCATAACTACTTATTTATAACCGGTGATGAACATCATGGTTTTTACATCGATTTTCCTGGGAAAGTGATCTATGACATTGGGTATCACCACCCAGATGAAATTGAGATCAAGATAGAGGGATTGGATTTTGATTTGTATCATTTTAAGCATGACAGCTTAAAAAACACCATTAAACTGTTTAGGATGCTTCAGGGTGAAGGCTATGTACCGCCCAAATGGGCATTTGGAAATCAACAATCCAGATGGAGCTATGAGACGGCGGACATCGTCAAAGAAGTAGCTGATACCATGAGAAAAAAAGGCCTTCCTTGTGATGCGATTTATTTAGATATTGATTATATGGAGGATTATAAAAACTTTACAGTAGATGAAACGCGTTTTCCGGATTTTGGAACATTTGTTGACGAAATGAAAAATGACGGATTTAGGCTAATTCCAATTATTGATGCTGGTGTAAAAGTAGAAAAAAATTACCAGGTTTATGAAGAAGGTGTCAACAATCATTATTTTTGCAAAAATGAAAAAAACGAACCTTTTTTAGCCGCTGTATGGCCTGGGTGGGTTCATTTTCCAGATTTTCAGATACCTGAAGTACGCAAATGGTTTGGACATAAGTATGAAGTACTCACGGACTTTGGAATTGAAGGTTTTTGGAATGATATGAACGAACCAGCTATTTTCTACACAGAAGAAAAAATGAAAGAATTTATAGATAAGGTGAAATCCTTAGAAGGAAAAAACTTGAATCTGCAGGAATATTTCGAGCTGAACAGGTGTTACGAGGCTTTGGCTGGAGACGAAAAAGACTATAAAAATATGTTTCAAAAGATAGATGGTCAGATGATCTCTCATCATCAGATCCATAATCTTTATGGATACAATATGACAAGGGCTGCAGCTGAAGGGTTAAGAGAATTGGCCCCAAACAAAAGGCATCTTCTTTTCTCCAGATCTTCTTATACTGGTATGGGACGATACGCTGGATTATGGACAGGGGATAATCATTCATGGTGGGAACATATTCCGTTGATGCTAAAAATGATGCCAGCACTAAACATGGGCGGTTTTATGTATATCGGAGCTGATATAGGTGGCTTTGGCGGGGATACAAATGCTGCTTTATTGATTCGCTGGAGTCAGGCAAGTCTATTAACACCTTTGTACCGAAACCACTCTGCAAAATACACACGAAGTCAGGAGCCTTATGCATTTGATGAGAAAACAACAGATACCATGAGAAAGGTTTTAGAGCTAAGATACTCGTTAATACCATATATTTACTCAGAGTATATGAAAGCTACTCTTAATCAGGACCTATATTTTAAGCTTTTGTCTTTTGAATACGAAGATGATCACTCAAAAGAAATTGAAGATCAATTACTGGTTGGAGAATCAATTATGATAGCACCGGTGTACGAAGAAAATGCGAAAGGACGATATGTATGGGTACCTGAAGAAATGCTTTTATGGAAAACGGTGATTAATCATCAAGACGAATTTCAAGTGGTATCAAAAGGTCATCATTATATGCATTTAGAAATGGAGGAAACATCCCTTTTTGTAAGAAAAAATAAAATGATCATACTGGCGGAGCCTGCTCAAAATGTGGATAGTATGGATTTTACAGCATTAACGGTTCTTGCGTTTGTAGAGGATACAGCAACATATTACTACTATGATGATGACGGTGAATCAATGAATTATAAAACGAATAAAGCAAATGGAATGATGGTAAAAATTACTCTAATTAAGGATCAATACGAAATAGATGTTTCTCAAATAGGTGAGTCAAAGGTACATCGATTAAACTTGATGATTGCTAATGTAAAAGGCGAATTAGTGGAATATAGCTACGATGTGAAAAACCAGCAACTTATTTGA
- a CDS encoding GGDEF domain-containing protein, protein MKKNRTRLIKSGYIVVIIFIFLAFASSIYYAMDLQRTHQSLSEKNLNMILLTSDLKTKITSQQYHLANYFERNDRNSLYFIEQNDREITGILRELFSFSLTEEEYHWLNVINKSYEATKLNTITLTSQTDADGYKMRRMYQTAINAMSVAINFSNQLTGLLHEDYEEQRKINDQKFMESIAITSLGALVALVSSFYFFGFFSRQVDDMEIQGTRDGLTGIYNKKTITMIVDQIIKKDRDKGRYISVALLDLDHFKMINDTYGHLAGDVVLRELATILQKSVRSNDFCGRFGGEEFLIIFTDISQKEAWKACERIREQIAETAFRVQGEVIHITATIGLAFGKSGDNTSDLLKRSDKYLYIGKRKGRNRTESEEISGDDRKDKGDNDISDQDWVSNSYDKKRFNAP, encoded by the coding sequence ATGAAAAAAAACAGAACCAGACTAATAAAATCAGGATATATAGTGGTTATTATATTTATTTTTCTAGCGTTTGCCAGCTCTATTTATTATGCCATGGATTTACAAAGAACACATCAAAGTTTATCAGAAAAGAATTTGAACATGATTTTATTAACCAGCGACTTAAAAACAAAAATTACCTCTCAACAATATCATTTAGCGAATTATTTTGAAAGAAATGATCGTAACAGTTTGTATTTTATTGAACAAAATGACAGAGAAATAACAGGGATCCTAAGAGAACTCTTTTCTTTTTCGTTGACAGAAGAGGAGTATCATTGGCTCAATGTGATTAATAAGAGTTATGAAGCGACAAAGCTTAATACTATTACGTTGACTAGTCAAACAGATGCCGATGGATATAAAATGAGGAGAATGTATCAGACAGCTATTAATGCAATGAGTGTAGCGATAAACTTCTCTAATCAGTTAACAGGGCTTTTGCATGAAGATTATGAAGAACAACGGAAAATTAATGATCAGAAGTTTATGGAATCCATAGCAATTACCTCTTTAGGCGCCCTAGTTGCTTTGGTATCTTCCTTTTATTTCTTTGGTTTCTTTAGCAGGCAAGTAGATGACATGGAGATACAAGGGACTCGTGACGGGTTGACGGGTATCTACAATAAAAAAACAATCACCATGATTGTTGATCAAATAATAAAAAAAGATAGAGATAAAGGACGATACATATCTGTGGCACTGCTAGATTTAGATCACTTTAAAATGATTAATGATACTTACGGACATCTTGCGGGAGACGTGGTACTACGGGAATTAGCAACAATACTTCAAAAATCTGTTCGTAGTAATGATTTTTGTGGCCGCTTCGGAGGAGAAGAATTTTTGATCATTTTTACCGATATATCTCAAAAGGAAGCCTGGAAAGCTTGTGAAAGAATTCGGGAACAAATAGCCGAAACAGCGTTTCGGGTGCAAGGAGAAGTGATCCATATTACAGCGACGATAGGCCTCGCTTTTGGGAAATCTGGAGATAATACAAGTGATTTACTGAAAAGGTCTGATAAATATCTGTATATTGGCAAAAGAAAGGGTAGGAATCGAACGGAATCCGAAGAAATATCAGGAGATGACAGGAAAGACAAGGGAGACAACGATATAAGTGATCAAGATTGGGTAAGTAACAGTTACGATAAAAAAAGATTTAATGCTCCATAA
- a CDS encoding putative manganese-dependent inorganic diphosphatase, giving the protein MSVYIFGHQNPDSDSIVSTIALAFLRQQQGMSVIPCCLGSLNKESEFILDFFNLDAPQVIDNVKIQVNDIRFDFTKGITPECSILTAYQTMVQNHFETLAVLSENGQLQGIISMKDIAMGLIKGDFYRLKTSLRNLATTLGGCLLTEECQHIDGTISVIAFYYKTIYGTLGPESIIIVGDRYDIIEHAIESKVQLIILTGSNTLPEELLHLASTSGVSILSVPQNTFYIAKMIDQCNYVSTIMRTKNIMKFTNTQYLEELKEELSTTHYRNYPVVDEDNRFLGFINRKHLMNPERKQVIMVDHNESNQSAEGIEEAHILEIIDHHKIGDISTTIPINFRNKPVGSTCTIITEMFQEAAVSIPDNIAGALMAGIISDTLYFKSPTTTQEDRLAIESLNHHLKLDLESFAMKMFRAGTSLQDQSNEEVFYEDFKSFYLEGKKIGISQIFTLDLGEIVNRRTHLQELMQQVQSEGSYSMILLLVTDIMKEGSYVYYVPKNSRLLSSAFSLPIEQGTFIPGVISRKKQVIPKLTEALLSQ; this is encoded by the coding sequence ATGTCCGTTTATATTTTTGGTCATCAAAATCCAGATTCCGATTCCATCGTTTCAACGATAGCCCTTGCCTTTTTAAGACAGCAACAAGGAATGTCAGTCATTCCCTGTTGTTTAGGTTCTTTAAATAAAGAGTCAGAGTTTATCCTTGATTTCTTTAACCTTGACGCGCCTCAAGTTATTGATAATGTAAAAATTCAAGTAAATGATATTCGTTTTGATTTCACAAAAGGGATTACACCAGAATGTTCTATTTTAACAGCCTACCAGACAATGGTACAAAACCATTTTGAAACATTAGCCGTTCTATCCGAAAATGGTCAGTTGCAAGGCATCATTAGTATGAAGGATATCGCTATGGGACTTATCAAGGGGGATTTTTACCGCTTGAAAACTTCTTTGCGAAATTTAGCAACTACTTTAGGAGGCTGTCTACTAACGGAGGAATGTCAGCATATCGATGGCACCATCTCCGTTATCGCTTTCTACTACAAAACCATCTATGGAACCTTGGGGCCAGAAAGTATTATCATTGTAGGCGATCGTTATGATATTATTGAACATGCCATCGAGTCAAAGGTGCAACTTATTATCTTAACAGGATCTAATACCCTTCCTGAAGAACTATTGCACTTAGCCTCTACTAGCGGAGTTTCGATATTATCAGTACCTCAAAACACTTTTTATATCGCTAAAATGATTGACCAATGTAATTATGTCTCTACTATCATGCGAACAAAAAACATTATGAAGTTCACTAATACTCAATATCTGGAAGAGTTAAAGGAAGAACTTTCTACGACTCATTATAGAAACTACCCTGTCGTTGATGAAGATAATCGATTTCTTGGTTTTATCAATAGAAAACATTTAATGAATCCTGAGCGCAAACAGGTTATTATGGTAGATCATAATGAATCCAACCAAAGTGCCGAAGGGATAGAGGAAGCTCATATTTTAGAGATTATTGACCATCATAAAATCGGAGATATCTCTACTACTATTCCCATTAACTTTCGAAACAAACCAGTGGGCAGCACCTGTACGATTATCACAGAAATGTTCCAAGAAGCAGCTGTTTCTATTCCTGATAATATTGCTGGAGCATTAATGGCTGGAATTATTTCAGACACTCTATACTTCAAATCCCCCACTACCACCCAAGAAGATCGTCTGGCTATCGAATCACTCAACCATCATTTGAAGTTAGATTTGGAATCTTTTGCTATGAAAATGTTCCGAGCAGGAACTTCTCTTCAAGATCAAAGTAACGAAGAAGTTTTTTATGAGGATTTCAAATCCTTTTATTTAGAAGGGAAGAAAATTGGTATTAGCCAAATCTTCACACTGGATCTAGGGGAAATTGTCAACCGACGAACTCACTTACAAGAACTCATGCAACAAGTTCAATCCGAAGGTTCTTACAGCATGATTCTCCTTCTCGTTACTGATATTATGAAAGAAGGTTCTTACGTCTATTATGTTCCAAAAAATAGCCGACTTCTATCATCTGCTTTTTCTCTACCTATCGAACAAGGAACTTTTATCCCCGGTGTTATTTCCAGAAAAAAACAGGTGATTCCTAAGCTTACGGAAGCATTACTATCCCAATAA